In Desulforegula conservatrix Mb1Pa, the following proteins share a genomic window:
- a CDS encoding GNAT family N-acetyltransferase — MQQIHISDLFDMPGWMLLAMEAEPLFGPMVENIDFFNGLRQALLDGAAFCIRDEESRENCGLCGGIIISKENNSIVWFVVGEKFRNKGIGKKLMAEAMKHLNHSKPITVNTFEDSVKDGLAARMLYHKFGFRDSGNGENNPAGIPTVIMTRPGKECFA; from the coding sequence ATGCAGCAGATACACATATCAGATTTATTTGACATGCCTGGCTGGATGCTTCTTGCGATGGAGGCCGAACCCTTGTTTGGCCCTATGGTGGAAAATATTGATTTTTTCAACGGCTTGCGACAGGCTCTTCTGGATGGAGCGGCCTTCTGCATCAGGGATGAAGAAAGCAGGGAAAACTGCGGACTCTGCGGTGGAATTATCATTTCAAAAGAAAACAACTCCATAGTCTGGTTCGTTGTGGGCGAAAAATTCCGTAACAAAGGCATAGGCAAAAAGCTTATGGCAGAAGCCATGAAGCACCTGAATCATTCTAAGCCAATAACTGTCAACACATTTGAAGATTCGGTCAAAGACGGGCTTGCGGCAAGAATGCTTTACCATAAATTCGGGTTCAGGGATTCAGGCAATGGAGAAAACAATCCGGCCGGAATTCCGACTGTCATCATGACAAGACCGGGCAAGGAATGTTTTGCGTGA
- a CDS encoding 7TM diverse intracellular signaling domain-containing protein, translating to MRSFFVFCFLVFTAFNCFAGTGLETEDLICDASGDATINGFNLYYIEDAGKNLSFDVVRKSETWKKMEGDSVNFGFSKSVYWLKFVVDNKYQTPFNSFLEIPYPSIDSLELYSLGLGTEFTKIVTGDRLPFSNRPVPDPNFIFPVVLHHDINEIYLRVESTSSLNFKPMLMSGKDMMTQITRRLPLTWLYYGIMASMVVYNLILFLLIREKPYLYYVFFAISGLVFQLVLSGYAYKYLWPESVWWANNCMPFIICLTLIMAWAFGRSYARTKLRFPVGDRIYNLMCGLPCFVMLPITLSGSYSFNIKATTFLSGYFCLATLTFSVIAALRGSREARHFVAGFGFVVAGVSLFVLKTFGVIMPSFITEWGIQAGSAFIVVIMSTALSDQINFLKKNLMESNETLGTFKHFADSSIQGLIMVDLKGDLIYANPGFRKIVEWEGRKDILGTNGYHFYKPPHDEIFFDSIRLVIKKTGHWIGEMKILTSSGTEVPVIQSFFLIRDKNGRPAYFASIITDITQNKRAEEDLELRVRKRTAELSEMNDVLLSEIREKEMVQAFLKVSEERYKALFENNPVGTILVDANARIARFNHASERMFSSPPEQGQILFIEFLDNIRPCISGDLMACIKTGASLEFRDASINDKYFNLKISPFFEGAIVTFTDITGVKKAEEHIHTLSQELIKVQEKERQRIARDLHDNVAQDLASLAISANTMFDGISPVPVKIKGKMEIFLRVLKETITKVRNISYDLQPPILEQLGLVQALYRYCEEFNETNGIVVDFSTAGASNLPFSFESKINIYRIVQESLNNIRKHSGARMANVKLVAAYPSLILRIEDEGKGFNVASRLSEAVLEKRMGIRSIEERVKLLGGSLSINSKPDSGTRIRIDIPFPKPEDLNGETIEPA from the coding sequence ATGAGAAGTTTTTTTGTTTTTTGTTTTCTTGTTTTTACAGCGTTTAATTGTTTTGCAGGAACAGGCCTGGAGACAGAAGATCTTATCTGTGACGCTTCAGGCGATGCAACCATAAATGGTTTCAATCTGTACTATATTGAAGACGCAGGGAAAAACTTGTCATTTGATGTGGTAAGAAAATCCGAAACATGGAAAAAAATGGAGGGCGATTCTGTTAATTTTGGTTTCAGCAAGTCTGTTTACTGGTTGAAGTTTGTTGTCGATAACAAGTATCAGACTCCCTTCAATTCCTTTCTTGAGATTCCATATCCTTCCATAGACAGCCTTGAGCTTTACTCATTGGGTCTGGGGACGGAATTCACGAAAATAGTGACCGGAGACAGGCTCCCGTTCAGCAACAGGCCAGTGCCTGACCCGAATTTTATTTTTCCTGTTGTACTTCATCATGACATAAATGAAATATACCTGAGGGTTGAATCCACCAGTTCCCTTAATTTCAAACCAATGCTCATGTCAGGGAAGGATATGATGACCCAGATAACCAGGCGCCTTCCCCTTACATGGCTTTATTACGGCATAATGGCGTCCATGGTGGTATACAATCTGATTCTTTTCTTACTCATCAGGGAGAAGCCTTATCTTTATTATGTTTTTTTTGCCATAAGCGGCCTTGTTTTTCAACTTGTCTTAAGTGGCTACGCATATAAATACTTATGGCCCGAGTCGGTCTGGTGGGCAAATAACTGCATGCCCTTCATCATATGCCTCACTCTCATAATGGCCTGGGCATTCGGAAGAAGCTATGCCCGAACCAAGCTGAGATTTCCGGTCGGTGACAGAATATACAACCTCATGTGCGGACTCCCATGCTTCGTGATGCTTCCGATTACCCTTTCAGGCAGTTATTCTTTCAATATCAAGGCAACCACATTCCTTTCAGGATATTTCTGTCTTGCGACTCTAACCTTCAGTGTTATCGCAGCACTCAGGGGATCAAGGGAGGCAAGACATTTTGTGGCAGGTTTCGGATTTGTGGTTGCAGGAGTCAGCCTTTTCGTCTTAAAGACATTTGGCGTTATAATGCCTTCATTTATAACAGAATGGGGCATTCAGGCAGGTTCAGCTTTTATCGTAGTAATAATGTCAACGGCGCTGTCTGATCAGATAAATTTTCTGAAAAAAAACCTCATGGAGTCCAACGAAACCCTGGGAACCTTCAAACATTTTGCCGATTCATCCATCCAGGGCCTGATCATGGTGGATCTCAAGGGTGATCTCATTTATGCCAACCCTGGTTTCAGAAAAATTGTGGAATGGGAAGGAAGGAAGGATATCCTCGGCACAAACGGATATCATTTCTACAAGCCGCCCCATGACGAGATTTTTTTTGATTCCATACGCTTAGTGATAAAAAAGACTGGGCACTGGATAGGTGAAATGAAGATCTTAACTTCTTCAGGAACCGAAGTTCCTGTTATCCAGAGTTTTTTTCTGATCAGGGACAAGAATGGCCGTCCTGCGTATTTTGCCTCCATCATAACTGATATCACCCAGAATAAACGTGCTGAAGAGGATCTTGAACTAAGGGTAAGAAAAAGAACTGCAGAGCTTTCTGAAATGAACGACGTCCTTTTGTCGGAAATAAGGGAAAAGGAGATGGTTCAGGCATTTTTAAAGGTGAGCGAGGAAAGGTACAAGGCTCTGTTTGAGAATAATCCTGTCGGTACGATTCTTGTCGATGCCAATGCAAGGATTGCCCGCTTTAATCATGCCAGCGAGAGAATGTTCAGTTCTCCGCCTGAGCAGGGCCAAATCCTGTTCATCGAATTTCTTGATAATATTCGCCCCTGTATTTCAGGCGACCTGATGGCCTGTATAAAGACCGGAGCGTCGCTCGAGTTCAGGGACGCAAGTATAAACGATAAATATTTCAACCTCAAGATTTCCCCTTTTTTTGAGGGGGCCATTGTGACATTCACGGACATAACAGGGGTGAAAAAGGCTGAGGAGCATATTCATACACTCAGCCAGGAACTCATCAAGGTACAGGAAAAAGAGCGCCAGAGAATTGCCCGTGATCTCCATGATAATGTCGCCCAGGATCTTGCATCGCTGGCAATTTCCGCAAACACAATGTTCGATGGCATAAGCCCCGTACCCGTGAAGATTAAGGGCAAGATGGAAATATTTCTGAGGGTTCTCAAGGAAACAATCACCAAGGTCAGGAATATATCATATGACCTCCAGCCGCCGATACTCGAGCAGCTCGGGCTTGTGCAGGCTCTTTACAGATATTGTGAGGAATTCAACGAAACAAACGGTATTGTTGTGGATTTCAGTACTGCGGGCGCAAGCAATCTTCCCTTCAGTTTTGAATCTAAAATAAATATTTACAGAATTGTCCAGGAATCCCTCAATAACATAAGAAAGCATTCTGGGGCAAGGATGGCTAATGTCAAGCTGGTGGCGGCATATCCTAGCCTGATCCTCAGGATCGAGGACGAGGGCAAAGGGTTTAATGTGGCCTCCAGGCTCTCTGAGGCTGTTCTTGAAAAGAGGATGGGAATACGAAGCATAGAAGAGAGGGTTAAGCTTTTAGGCGGAAGTCTGAGCATAAACTCCAAACCAGATTCCGGGACAAGGATCCGCATTGATATTCCTTTTCCAAAGCCCGAGGATTTGAACGGAGAAACCATTGAGCCCGCATGA
- a CDS encoding YgaP family membrane protein, translated as MTIEKIVFRVAGSIILVSVLLAAVHSKGWLFLTAFVGANMIQASFTGLCPLAMLLEKMGKKYGSAFKN; from the coding sequence ATGACTATTGAAAAAATTGTTTTCAGGGTGGCTGGTTCGATCATCCTTGTTTCTGTTCTTCTCGCTGCTGTTCATTCAAAAGGCTGGCTTTTTCTCACGGCTTTTGTGGGAGCCAACATGATACAGGCTTCTTTCACTGGTCTTTGTCCGCTTGCAATGCTCCTTGAAAAAATGGGCAAGAAATACGGTTCTGCTTTCAAAAACTAA
- a CDS encoding cation-translocating P-type ATPase, producing the protein MPGDPKQEISVKPSESMIHEDILPVYPEKLWHTMSARDVISELRSSASGLSYEEAEKRLGIYGPNEISEIKKTRAMDILISQFKNILMLVLFLAAGISFGLGHYIEASAITIIAFFAISLGFVQEYRAERAIEALREMAAPSAFVIRAGTEHEIPSKEVVAGDIIVVRQGCKIPADARIIESFNLRAEEASLTGESMSSDKEAGFEGNKDIPLGDRKNMIYSGTSVSSGRGRAIVVATAMNAEYGKIAGMIQSVEDSRTPLQENMDRTGSILVKAAFAVVMLIVALGVFRGQPFVEMFIFGVALAVAVVPEALPAVVTISLAIGAQRMTKRHALIRRLPAVETLGCTSVICSDKTGTLTRDEMTVRKIYSGSRFFEISGEGYSPVGDFHENGELADPPPFLISLLKASVLCSDASISQDSIYLNWKASGDTTEAAMLTAAAKADLVKSELDSKYPRIDEIPFSSETKRMLTLHKYPDGNIVYCKGAPEIILRTCSYYLGSDGIKPLDEKTREEIIQAGIGMAKEALRVLAVAEKREDTLVYPGKDMVFLGLMGMMDPPRSETAESIKICKTAGIKTVMITGDHPITAEAIAREIGLLDSGKTPSGIVTGLELDSMDDERLEKEIERISVYARVSPVHKLRIVSALQKTGHVVAMTGDGVNDAPALKKADIGVAMGITGTDVTKEASDMTLTDDNFASIVSAVKVGRGIFGNIKKYLMYLLSSNIGEIGLMACASIAGLPLPLSAVQILYVNLATDGLPALALALDPEEKDIMERKPRDPSAGIFTRPVITLMLAGGIWSTMVNLGLFIWAKNSGRCTSEAMTMTFVSLVLIQFFKAYNFRSDRESVFNKPFANKWLNYAIAWELAMLCMVIYVPFFRTLFGVFCLHMDDWIIIIALAFSVSPVLEFFKWLERKGLLGKLD; encoded by the coding sequence ATGCCTGGAGATCCAAAACAAGAAATATCCGTAAAGCCTTCAGAATCAATGATTCACGAAGATATACTCCCTGTTTATCCTGAAAAATTATGGCACACCATGTCTGCCAGAGATGTAATCTCCGAGCTTAGATCATCCGCATCAGGCCTTTCCTATGAAGAAGCTGAAAAAAGACTTGGGATATATGGACCCAACGAGATCTCAGAAATCAAAAAAACAAGGGCAATGGACATACTCATAAGCCAGTTCAAAAACATCCTCATGCTGGTTCTATTTCTGGCCGCAGGAATATCATTTGGACTCGGACATTATATAGAAGCGAGCGCAATAACAATAATTGCCTTTTTCGCAATAAGCCTTGGATTCGTACAGGAATACAGGGCCGAAAGGGCAATAGAAGCACTCAGGGAAATGGCGGCGCCCTCGGCATTTGTCATAAGAGCAGGAACAGAGCATGAAATACCCTCAAAAGAGGTCGTGGCCGGTGACATCATTGTAGTCAGACAGGGTTGCAAAATACCGGCTGATGCCAGAATCATAGAATCATTCAACCTGAGAGCTGAAGAGGCCTCACTCACAGGCGAATCAATGTCGTCAGACAAAGAAGCCGGATTCGAGGGCAATAAGGACATTCCCCTCGGAGACCGCAAAAACATGATCTATTCGGGTACTTCAGTATCTTCGGGAAGGGGCAGGGCAATTGTAGTCGCAACAGCAATGAACGCCGAATATGGGAAAATTGCCGGTATGATCCAGTCTGTTGAAGACTCAAGAACCCCTCTCCAGGAAAACATGGATAGGACTGGCAGTATTCTTGTCAAGGCTGCATTTGCTGTTGTCATGCTCATTGTCGCGCTTGGGGTTTTCAGGGGGCAGCCCTTTGTCGAGATGTTCATATTCGGAGTTGCCCTTGCAGTCGCGGTGGTGCCAGAAGCCCTTCCGGCAGTAGTTACAATATCCCTTGCCATCGGCGCACAGAGGATGACCAAACGACATGCCCTGATAAGAAGGCTTCCGGCTGTGGAAACCCTTGGATGCACGTCTGTGATTTGTTCTGACAAAACAGGAACCCTGACAAGGGACGAAATGACGGTACGAAAAATTTATTCGGGCTCCCGTTTTTTTGAAATATCAGGAGAGGGCTACAGCCCTGTCGGAGATTTTCATGAAAACGGAGAGCTTGCAGATCCTCCGCCATTCCTTATCTCGCTCCTTAAGGCATCGGTTTTATGCTCTGACGCATCCATCAGCCAGGACAGCATTTATTTAAACTGGAAAGCTTCGGGAGACACCACAGAAGCTGCAATGCTGACAGCTGCGGCCAAGGCAGATCTTGTCAAGTCAGAGCTTGATTCTAAATACCCAAGAATTGATGAAATCCCTTTTTCATCAGAAACAAAGAGAATGCTTACGCTTCATAAGTACCCGGACGGAAATATCGTTTACTGTAAGGGCGCGCCGGAAATAATTCTCAGAACATGCTCATATTACCTTGGCTCTGATGGAATAAAGCCCCTTGATGAAAAAACAAGGGAAGAAATAATACAGGCCGGAATAGGCATGGCCAAAGAAGCCCTCAGGGTACTCGCGGTTGCTGAAAAGAGAGAGGATACTCTGGTCTATCCAGGAAAAGACATGGTCTTTCTTGGCCTTATGGGCATGATGGACCCTCCAAGATCAGAAACGGCAGAATCCATTAAAATATGCAAGACAGCTGGAATCAAGACCGTAATGATAACAGGAGACCATCCCATCACTGCGGAGGCAATCGCAAGGGAAATCGGACTTCTTGATTCTGGAAAAACTCCTTCGGGAATTGTAACAGGTCTTGAGCTTGACTCCATGGATGATGAAAGGCTTGAAAAAGAAATTGAAAGAATCAGCGTATATGCCCGCGTATCACCTGTCCACAAGCTCAGAATAGTCTCGGCCCTGCAAAAAACAGGGCATGTAGTTGCCATGACTGGAGACGGAGTGAATGACGCACCAGCCCTTAAAAAAGCCGATATCGGTGTTGCCATGGGCATTACAGGCACGGATGTCACAAAAGAAGCGTCTGACATGACACTTACGGACGATAATTTCGCGTCCATAGTTTCTGCTGTAAAAGTGGGCAGAGGAATCTTCGGTAATATCAAGAAATACCTTATGTACCTGCTTTCATCAAATATCGGAGAGATCGGCCTGATGGCCTGTGCGTCAATCGCTGGTCTTCCCCTCCCCCTTTCGGCAGTCCAGATTCTTTATGTAAATCTTGCCACGGACGGTCTGCCAGCCCTTGCCCTTGCCCTCGACCCCGAAGAAAAGGACATAATGGAAAGAAAACCCAGGGATCCTTCTGCCGGAATATTCACACGTCCGGTTATTACACTCATGCTTGCAGGCGGAATCTGGTCGACAATGGTAAATCTGGGGCTTTTTATATGGGCGAAAAATTCGGGCAGATGCACAAGCGAGGCAATGACAATGACCTTTGTATCCCTTGTGCTCATTCAATTTTTTAAGGCATACAATTTCAGATCAGACAGGGAATCCGTTTTTAACAAACCTTTTGCCAACAAATGGCTAAATTATGCAATAGCCTGGGAACTTGCCATGCTCTGCATGGTCATATATGTTCCATTTTTCAGAACTCTTTTCGGCGTTTTCTGCCTGCATATGGACGACTGGATAATAATAATCGCATTGGCTTTTTCGGTTTCGCCTGTACTTGAATTCTTCAAATGGCTTGAGAGAAAAGGCTTGCTCGGAAAGCTTGACTGA
- a CDS encoding ribonuclease catalytic domain-containing protein, protein MIVSRSMEPGNIIEYIDQQKIICGIILEAKNQKLRILTETDREVKLSENRVSHIARKRLPSISSRNDMLKAVKEAVAKRKQLASEINVEELWEVLLDENDWLDAETIAGICFTEPTPDHESAIVRALFESRSYFKFSGDKFLPYTREHVEHAMLQAKEAERLEAFVNDASAWIKKMLVAPEKRVPEEYTGLIRKLKSYYLYENECRDAQLVKNILTKSGIEYSDKIFGLLVSLGIWDEDENIDLQRLDLSEEFPSDVIHQANGVSRTDKAFASDPARKDLTHLKAITIDGQATKDFDDALSLEPSGDGYILGIHIIDVAHYISQETTLDREALNRASSIYTPDRKIPMFPPLLSENICSLKADEIRPAISIMVKVSRFGEFQEYEIVPSSIKVARQLSYTEANKLAESDAELQIMHRIAQTFRDKRLASGAIQITLPEVNVWLEPSGEITISRIDRDSTSRMLVAELMIMGNWLMARFLKENGLPAIFRTQPEPKQRLYKGESDSIFLNIMQRRQLSRALILTSPEPHSGLGLDAYVTATSPIRKYSDLATQRQIKSALGFCSPYSEDVVKGLLMRIDPPMGNVNRIQQSRKRYWIFKYLESRTGTREDALVIDQKRNGCNIILLNYMIECFMPTTSGSIMKPQDTIQVVIQHANARKDLLSVYPG, encoded by the coding sequence TTGATAGTATCGCGCTCCATGGAACCTGGGAATATTATAGAATACATAGATCAGCAGAAAATCATATGCGGGATAATTCTTGAGGCAAAGAATCAGAAGCTCAGGATACTCACGGAAACAGACCGTGAAGTCAAGCTTTCTGAAAACAGGGTGTCTCATATAGCCCGGAAACGTCTTCCTTCTATTTCATCAAGGAACGACATGCTTAAGGCTGTTAAGGAGGCGGTTGCAAAAAGAAAGCAGCTCGCATCCGAAATAAATGTCGAAGAGCTATGGGAAGTTCTGCTTGATGAAAATGACTGGCTGGATGCCGAAACAATAGCAGGAATCTGTTTTACTGAACCCACTCCTGATCACGAATCCGCAATTGTCAGAGCTCTTTTTGAGAGCCGCTCTTATTTCAAGTTTTCCGGCGATAAATTTTTGCCTTACACAAGAGAACATGTTGAGCACGCCATGTTGCAGGCTAAGGAAGCTGAAAGACTTGAAGCTTTTGTGAATGACGCCTCGGCCTGGATCAAAAAGATGCTTGTTGCTCCGGAAAAGAGAGTTCCTGAAGAATACACGGGTCTCATCAGAAAGCTGAAATCCTATTATCTTTATGAGAATGAGTGCAGGGATGCCCAGCTTGTAAAAAATATTCTGACAAAATCAGGCATAGAATATAGCGATAAAATATTCGGCCTTCTTGTTTCGCTCGGAATATGGGACGAGGATGAAAATATTGATCTTCAGAGACTTGATCTTTCCGAGGAATTCCCTTCGGATGTAATTCACCAGGCCAATGGAGTTTCAAGAACAGACAAGGCTTTTGCATCTGATCCAGCAAGAAAGGATCTTACCCATCTTAAAGCAATTACCATTGATGGTCAGGCCACCAAGGATTTTGATGATGCACTTTCTCTCGAACCTTCGGGTGACGGTTATATTCTTGGCATACATATCATTGATGTAGCGCATTATATTTCCCAGGAAACCACCCTCGACCGTGAAGCTCTGAACCGTGCAAGTTCCATATATACGCCGGACAGAAAAATTCCGATGTTTCCCCCTCTCTTGTCTGAAAACATATGCAGTCTAAAGGCTGATGAAATAAGGCCTGCAATCAGCATAATGGTTAAAGTCAGCAGGTTCGGTGAGTTCCAGGAATATGAGATTGTTCCGTCATCCATAAAGGTGGCGCGTCAGCTCAGCTACACAGAGGCAAACAAGCTTGCTGAAAGTGATGCAGAGCTCCAGATAATGCACCGTATAGCCCAGACTTTCAGAGATAAGCGCCTTGCATCCGGAGCCATCCAGATAACTCTGCCTGAAGTTAATGTATGGCTTGAGCCGTCTGGTGAAATAACCATCTCAAGGATAGACAGGGACAGCACCAGCAGAATGCTTGTCGCTGAACTCATGATTATGGGCAACTGGCTTATGGCAAGGTTTCTTAAAGAAAACGGCTTGCCAGCAATATTCAGAACCCAGCCTGAACCAAAGCAGAGGCTTTATAAAGGCGAGAGCGATTCCATCTTTCTTAATATCATGCAGAGGAGACAGCTCAGCCGGGCCCTTATTCTGACTTCACCCGAGCCACATTCCGGTCTTGGTCTTGATGCTTACGTGACCGCCACGTCTCCAATCAGAAAATACTCTGACCTTGCCACCCAGAGACAGATTAAGTCTGCACTTGGGTTCTGTTCCCCATATTCCGAGGATGTGGTTAAAGGCCTTCTCATGAGGATAGATCCACCCATGGGAAATGTTAACCGCATACAGCAGTCCAGAAAAAGATACTGGATTTTCAAATATCTTGAATCAAGAACAGGAACACGGGAAGATGCCCTTGTCATTGACCAGAAAAGAAACGGCTGCAACATTATTCTGCTCAATTATATGATAGAGTGCTTCATGCCTACAACATCAGGCAGTATTATGAAGCCACAGGATACCATCCAGGTAGTGATTCAACATGCAAATGCAAGGAAAGACCTGCTTTCTGTTTATCCAGGATAA
- a CDS encoding nucleoside deaminase: MDEYMKEAIIEAERGFSEGGIPIGSVIVHKGRIIGRGHNRRIQNGSAILHGEMDALENAGRLPASVYSECVLYTTLSPCPMCSGAILLYGIPEIVIGENRTFMGEEDLLKSRGVKVTVVDSSECKNLMDRFIKLKPEIWNEDIGV; this comes from the coding sequence ATGGACGAATACATGAAAGAAGCCATAATTGAGGCTGAAAGGGGATTCAGTGAGGGAGGAATCCCCATAGGCTCGGTAATAGTCCACAAAGGCAGAATAATTGGACGCGGTCACAACAGACGGATACAAAATGGCAGCGCCATACTCCACGGAGAAATGGATGCACTGGAAAATGCCGGACGACTGCCAGCATCTGTTTACAGCGAATGCGTCCTTTATACGACTCTTTCTCCCTGCCCTATGTGTTCAGGCGCAATTCTTCTTTATGGAATCCCGGAAATCGTGATAGGTGAAAACCGTACCTTCATGGGCGAGGAAGATCTCCTGAAATCAAGGGGAGTAAAGGTAACGGTTGTTGATTCAAGCGAATGCAAAAATCTTATGGATAGATTCATAAAACTGAAACCGGAAATCTGGAATGAAGACATTGGAGTCTGA
- the moaA gene encoding GTP 3',8-cyclase MoaA produces the protein MLTDSFQRTIKYLRVSITDRCNLRCSYCRPEKCGNTSSNFEHIQHNEIMTYEELLRLASIFARLGVEKIRVTGGEPLVRKNVPEFVGDLLSIKGISDVSLTTNGVLLQDYAEALKAKGLKRINISLDSLVPDKFSKITGRNEFSRVWKGIQKVIELGLDPVKINVVAMRGINDDEFFDFATLTLELPVHVRFIEFMPMAFTTGDSARNRILSSEIIEKIESQWVLEPIPKAPSSGPAECFKIKNAPGTIGFISPISRHFCGECNRMRITAAGSLKPCLLSHDEIDIKAALRSGADDDYLENLIYSAVAIKWKRHEIENGMSPDGGGGGIMFRIGG, from the coding sequence ATGCTGACTGATTCATTTCAAAGAACCATAAAGTATCTGAGAGTTTCTATTACTGACAGATGCAATCTGAGATGCTCCTACTGCAGGCCGGAAAAATGCGGCAACACCTCAAGTAATTTCGAACATATCCAGCATAATGAGATCATGACCTATGAGGAACTTCTTAGACTTGCCTCTATATTTGCCCGTCTTGGGGTCGAAAAAATCAGAGTCACGGGCGGTGAACCCCTTGTAAGAAAAAATGTTCCGGAATTTGTAGGCGATCTTTTATCCATAAAGGGAATAAGTGATGTTTCTTTGACCACAAATGGAGTTCTTCTTCAGGATTACGCGGAAGCCCTTAAGGCTAAGGGGCTTAAAAGAATAAATATAAGTCTCGACTCCCTTGTCCCTGATAAATTTTCCAAAATTACGGGCAGAAATGAGTTTTCCAGAGTATGGAAAGGGATTCAAAAGGTTATTGAGCTTGGCCTTGATCCAGTGAAGATAAATGTCGTAGCCATGCGCGGAATCAATGATGACGAGTTTTTTGATTTTGCGACCCTTACTCTTGAACTGCCTGTTCATGTCCGCTTTATCGAATTCATGCCCATGGCTTTCACCACAGGCGATTCAGCCAGAAACAGAATCCTTTCTTCTGAAATAATCGAAAAAATAGAATCACAATGGGTTCTTGAACCGATTCCAAAGGCTCCGTCAAGTGGCCCTGCCGAATGCTTCAAGATAAAGAATGCTCCGGGTACTATCGGGTTTATAAGCCCCATAAGCAGGCATTTCTGCGGAGAGTGCAACAGGATGAGGATAACTGCGGCAGGATCACTTAAGCCCTGTCTCCTTTCCCATGATGAGATTGATATCAAGGCTGCGCTAAGATCAGGTGCGGATGATGATTATCTTGAAAATCTTATTTATTCGGCTGTGGCAATTAAATGGAAAAGACATGAGATCGAAAACGGAATGTCTCCGGATGGAGGGGGAGGCGGAATCATGTTCAGGATAGGTGGATGA